Below is a window of Halomicrobium mukohataei DSM 12286 DNA.
CTAAACCGTCGCACCTTTTTGTTCTGCACATCAACAACTTACTATGAGTGACACGAACCAGATGCAAGACGAGTGGACGGAGATGGTCGAACAGATGAACGAGGCCGTCTCCGAGTCGGTCGAACAGAACATGAAGGCACAGGCCGCCTTCGTCGAGTCGTGGGCCGACGCGGTCGAGGACTCGATCCCCGAGGAGGAAAACGTCGCCGAGGGCATCCAGGGGTACAACCAGGCCTACGAGGAGTGGATGAACGCCGCCGAGAAGATGCTCGAACGCACCGGCGACGCCGCCCAGGGCGAGGACGTGGACCCGACGGAGTTCCGCGACATCTGGCTCTCGTCGGCCAACGACGCGTTCAAACACGTGATGGGCACCTCCGCGTTCGCCGCCGCCAACGGCCAGCTCGTCGAGACCATGATGGAGATGCGCCAGCAGGCCGACGACGTGGCTCAGGACTCGATCGCCCAGATGGGCTTCTCGACGCGTGAGGACGTCGAAGAGGTCGGCGAACGGCTCGTCGAGCTGGAGCGTCGCCAGCACGAGGTCGAACAGAAACTCGACCGCATCCTCGACCACCTCGAGGAATAACACATGACGCCCGCAAATCCCTTCACGGCAGCACTCGACTGGCAGCGCCAGTCCCTGGAGGCGATGACGGAGGCCACCGACCAGGCCAGCGTCGCGCCCGAACGCATCGAGACGATGCAGTCCGTCGAGGTCGGCGAGACGCCCAGCGACGTGGTGTACGAGGAGAACAAGCTCCAACTGCTCCACTACGACGCCGAGGCCGCCGGGATCGACGTCCCCGAGGAGGACAGAGAGGAGGTCCCGATCCTCATCATCTACGCGCTGATCAACCGCCCGTACATCCTCGATCTGCAGGAAGAGCGGTCGGTCGTGCGCCGCTTGCTGGAGGCGGGCCACGACGTGTACCTCATCGACTGGAACGAGCCCTCCCGGCTCGACCAACATCTGACGCTCGACGACTACGTCAACCGTTACATCGAGAACTGCGTCGACGAGGTCTGTGAGCGCTCGGGCCAGGACGCGATCAATATTCTGGGCTACTGCATGGGCGGAACGATGTCGGTCATCTACACGGCGCTGCACCCCGAGAAGGTCAACGCGCTGGGACTGATGGCCGCGGGACTCTGTTTCGACCAGACCGGCGGCGTCCTCGAAGAGTGGGGCTCCGACGAGTACTACGATCCCGAGGACGTGACCGAGACGTTCGGCAACGTCCCCTCGGAGATGCTCGACGTGGGCTTTGCCCTGATGGACCCCGTCGACAACTACGTCTCGAAGTACATCCGCCTGGCCGAGAACATCGAGAACGAAGGGTTCGTCCGGAACTTCGGCCGGATGGAGCAGTGGCTTTCCGACGGCGTCGACGTGGCCGGCGAGGCCTACGTCGAGTTCCTGGAGAAGATCTACCAGGACAACGACCTCTACAACAATCGACTGGAGATCGGCGGCGAACACGTCGACCTCGACGACATCGACATGCCGATGCTCCAGTTGATGGGGGAGTACGACCACCTCATCCCACCGGAGGCCTCCAAGCCGTTCAACGAGGTCGTCGGCTCCGAGGACGTGACCACGATGGAGTTCTCGACGGGCCACATCGGCCTCTCGGTCTCGTCGAGCACCCACGAGAACCTCTGGCCCGACGTGTGTGACTGGTACAAGGAACGCAACCGACAGGCCGAAGCGTCGGACGACGACAGCGACGAGGCCGTCCCGATCGACGTGGAGTCGCCGGCAGACGACGCTGCCGAGAGCGACGACGGGGAAGCGGCCCACGAGAGTGCCGCGGACGCTCCCGACGTGGCGTCTGTCGACGGGATCGGTCCGACCTACGCCGACCGCCTGCGCGAGGCCGGCATCGAGACCGTCGACGACCTCGCAGGGCACGACGCGGCCGAACTGGCCGAGATCGCCGAAACGACCGAGTCTCGGGTCCGGGACTGGCTCGACCAGCTGTAGCCGGACGCCTCGACCGGAACATCACTTTCCTTCGTGGGTATCGTCCGGCGGACCGCTTTTCACGGCCGGGTGTGAACTGGTTGATATGCTCGACGGACAGACCTGTCTGGTGACCGGCTCCTCTCGCGGGATCGGACGCGGGATCGCCACGGACGTGGCGGCCCACGGAGCGACCGTGGTCGTCAACTATCGCTCCTCGGAACGAGCGGCCGAGGCGGTCGTCGACGAGATCGAGGCCGACGGCGGCGAGGCGGTCGCCGTTCGGGGAGACGTGTCGTCGTACGACGCCGTCGAACGGATGCACACGAGGATCCACGACGCCGTCGGCCCGGTCGACGTGGTCGTCAACAACGCCGGGATCACGGTCGACCGGACCTTCGGGGAGATGACCCGCGAGGACTGGGAGGCCGTCATCGACGTGAACCTCGGCGGCGTGTTCAACGTCAGCCACTGCTTCTACGACGACATCTGCGAGGCCGAGGACGGCCGTCTGATCAACGTCTCCTCGGTCGTCGGCCAGCAGGGCAACTACGGGCAGGCCAACTACGCGGCGGCCAAGTCCGGCCTATTCGGGTTCACCCGGACGCTGGCCCTGGAGATGGCAGCCACCGGATCGACAGCCAACTGCGTCGCGCCGGGGTTCGTCGCGACGGACATGCTCGACGAGGTCCCCCAGCGCGTCCAGGAGCGGATCCTCCAGCGGATCCCGCTGGACCGGTTCGCAACGATCGAGGACATCGCCCCCGTCGTGCGCTTCCTCGCCAGCCCGGAGTCGCGCTACATGACCGGCCAGGTGATCGGCGTCAACGGCGGGATGGACTGGTAGCACCTCGACGGAACGATCACCGAATTTATTCGCCCCCGCGTGATAGGGACGGGCGATGCAACCGCTCCACGCGCGCTACCCGTTCCTGCAGTCGGCCCGCGACGCCGTCGAGGAAGCGGCGGTCGACCTGGGTGAGGTCGTCGCCACCGACGAGGTCGTCGTCGAGCGCGCCCGCGAGCGCGTCGAGTGGGCGATCACCGACGGGAGCGTGGGCGATCCCCACCGACGCACGCGCGTGGAACTGCTGTCGTACCCGGTCGCGCGCGTGCTCGTCTCGCTCGTGAACACGCCGGTCTGTACGCGCAAGTACGCCCAGGCCGAGGCCGAGGCCGCTCGCGAGCGGTTCGTCGAGGAGTTTACCGCCGAAGACACCTTTAGCTACGGCGACAGCGAGTCGTTGTCGCTGTCGGCGCTGCTCGCGGAGTTCGACCTCACCGCCGCCGTCCACGAGACCGCGGACCGCTACCGGATCGACGTGGGGACGTACCTCGAACTGGCGGCCGACCAGTGGGGCGACGAGTGGCGACTGGTCAACCGGACGCTGACCGACGGCGAGGTGCCGGTGACGACCGAAGAGCTCCACACGCTGCTCAAGCAGGCGATTCGCCACCGGATCGACGACGGCCTGCCCTTCGAGGTGCCGGACGCCATCGCGGACGAGCTCGACGCGGAAGTCGAGTCGATCCAGGCGACGCTGTCGGAGATGGATCTGACTCGCGAGATCGACACGGTCGTTCCCGACCTGTTCCCGCCCTGTATGCAGCATCTCCTCGACGCGGTCCAGAAGGGCGAGCACCTGGAGCACCACTCGCGGTTCGCGCTGGCGGCCTTCCTGACCTCGATCGGGATGACGACCGACGAGATCGTCGAGCTGTTCCAGGTCAACCCCGGCTTCGGCGAGGAAGCGACGCGCTATCAGGTCGATCACATCCGCGGTGACACGAGTCCCACGGAGTACTCGACACCCTCGTGTGCGACGATGCAGTCTTACGGCGACTGCAAGGGGAAAGACGACATCTGCGAGGACGAGATCAACGAGTCACATCCGCTGAACTACTACGAACACCGGCTCGACGAGACCGACGACGAGGAGGTCGAAGACTGGCGCGAGAACGAGGCCGACGACGACGACGGTGAGGCCTGACGACGCGTCCGACGGCGATCGGCGTTCAGAACTCCCGGCGCTCCAGGAAGAGGCCGGCCGCCAGCATGACCACGACGAACGCCGCGATGGCTGCTACGAGTGCGATGCCACCCTCCTGCGTGAGGTCGCCGTTCGCTCCGTAGTTCGTACTCACGACGATCGTACCGGCGATGAACAGCAAGACGGCGACGGCCGACAGCGCGATCTGCGTGACCGTCTCCCGATCGAGAGACATGCTCGTCCGTATCCCCGGGGCCGGCAAAAGCGCTTCGAAGCCCGCGCCACCGGGGTCACAGCTCCTTGACGACCGTCGCCGGATTGCCGGCCACGACCACGTCCGAGGGCACGTCGTCGGTGACGACGGCTCCGGCGGCCACGACCGCGCGGTCCCCGACGGTCACTCCCGGCGTCAGGACGGCCCGGCCGCCGATCCAGACGTGATCGCCGCCGGTCACGGGATCACCCATCTCCAGTCCGGCAGCACGTTCCTCGGCGTCCAGCGGGTGCGTCGCCGTGTAGGCGTGGACCCCGGGACCGAGCAGACAGTGCTCGCCGAACGTGATCTCACACACGTCCAGGAAGACGCAGTCGACGTTCGCGTAGAAATCGTCGCCGACGTGGACGTTGAAGCCGTAGTCACAGCCCAGCGGTGGCTCGACCGTCGCCTCCCCGACCGTCCCGAACAGTTCGTCGAGTAGTTCCCGACGGCGTTCCCGTGGGTCGGGCGGCGTCTCGTTGTACGCACTGGTCAGTTCGTCGGCTCGGCTGCGCCCCGCGACTATAGTAACAATTGAAACGATTTACACACCGATCGCAGTGCCGTCGTGCGATCGGGTGTGCATTGATTTTCAATGGCTACTATAGCTCCGGACCGCTGGGATCGTAGGCGTTCCCAGCGAGCATCTTCTCTAACTCCGACGGCATCAGTACTCGTCGTCCAGTCGACCCTCTCGCTCGTCGATCTCGTCTAAGATGTCCAGCGTCTTGCGAACGGACGCTCGGATCGCCTCGCTGCGGTTGACGAACTTCCCCTCGTCGCCGACGTGCTTGTCCAGGTCGTCCAGTAGCTCCGCGGGCACTTCCACGCTGATCTTGGGCATAGCTAGGGTAGGGACGCCGCCGCACATAAAAACGGGTTTCCGGCCCGGCCCACCACGAGCGTGTCGAGCGTCCCGCGTCGGCGGTCATACTGCCGGCAGCGTCAGTCTGCCGGCTCGGCACCCTCGGGTGCCCGTCTGCCACCGAGGGTGTAGAGCCACAGCACCCCGAGACCGACGAGGAAGGCGATCGTCACCGGGACCGAGACGAGGAACATCGTGAAGATGCCCTTCGGCGAGAACAGGGCTCCGGCGACGAACACCCCGAGCGTGACGGTTCGCCAGCGGTCCTGGACCGACTGGAAGGTGATGATGTTCCCGCGGTGGAACAGCAACATCGTCACCGGGATCTCGAACAGCAGTCCGATCCCGACCGTCAGCGCGAGCACGAGCCAGCCGAACTTGGCGACGCGGTAGGAGATGATCATCCCCGACTGGAGCACGTCGAAGGCCAGCCAGGAGATCACCGTCGGGGCGACGTAGGTGAACCCGACGAGGCTCCCGCCGACCATCGACGCGATGACGGTCCCGCTCCAGATCCCGAGCACGCCACGCTGACCGCCGACGAAGCCACGCTCTTTCAGCGCCGGCCAGGCGAAGTAGACGATCAGCGGTAACACCGACACCGCGCCCAGGATCGCGGAGAACTTCACGATGAAGATCAGGTGCTCGACCGGGTGGAGGTTGACGAACGTCACGTCGGCCCGCATCGACGGCGGGAGGTTGCTGACGAACGTGTTCCGGATGTCGCCGATGCCCCCGGAGTACAGGAAGACGAAGGCGGCCCCGGAGATCGCCATGAACGTGCCGACGAACCAGATCGCCTTCGAGGTCAGCGAGTCGAGGATGAAGGCGATGTCGTGGTAGTAGCCGCCGATGTCGTCCTCGGTGGTCTCCTCCTCGGTGAAGGCGTTCATCACGCCGGCCGTCGTCGAGGTGACCACGTCGGCGTCGTCCTCGTCGTCGTCCTCGGCCGCTTCGCCCGTGCCAGCCATCGTGTCCTGGGCGAAGTCCCAGCGTCCCAGGATCGCCTCGGCCTTGTCCGGGTTCCCGTCGTCCATCGCCGACTGGGCCAGTTCGAGCGCTTCCTGCTCTTCCATCTCTTGGAACCGCTGGACCGGCGCGCTCCGGACGGCACCGGCGCTCAGCGGTTCGATGTCGATGGCCGTCGGATCGCCGTAGTTGCCCGCTTCGGCGGCCGCCACGTCGAGGGCCTGGATCATGTAGTAGTACAGGACGACGACCGCAGCCACCAGTCCGAACACGGCTGCGATGGCGATCGCGGTCGTCTCCGTTCCCAGTCCGAGCAGGTCCGGGCGAGCGACATCGCCGGTGAGCCGGTCGGAGGGGAACCACGCGGCGAACGCCCGGATGTACTGGAACGCGGGCGTCGCCAGCAGGTAGTACACCACGCCGCCGGCCACGACCGCCCCGGCGGCGAGCTTGTTCCAGCGCGTGCGTGCGACGCTCTTCGCACCGACTTCCTCGCCGGCCCGCTTTGTCAACACCAGTATCTTCGAGATACCGAGGCTGACGACGTACAGCCCGACGAGCGGCAGCGCCCACATCACCTGCGTGAACGGGTCCGGCGGCGAGAACAGCGCACCGAACCCGAAGATCAGGACCACCGCGACCCGCCAGCGGTCGCGGAACGTCTCGTAGGGGACGATGCCGGTGTAGCTCAGCGCACTCATAAACAGCGGGAGCTGGGCCGCCAATCCGAACGAGAAGCCAAGCAGCGCGACGAACCCGACCCACTTCGTGATCGAGTAGTCCGGTCGGAAGCCGGCGGCGTCGGCGTTTTCCGCCAGGAAGTCGAACATCAGCGGGAAAAAGAGGTTATAGGAGTAGAGGATCCCGCCGACGAACAGGCCGATAGCGATCAACAGCAGACTCCAGAGCTTCCACAGTGGCACCCTGTCGGCGGGCCACAGATCGCGTTCGCGCAGCGCGTCGCGGCTGTAGTAGATCAGGAAGGGGAGCGCGAGGAGGATGCCGATGACCGCCCCGATTTTCACCTGCAAGAGGATCACGTCGAAGGGCGTGACGGCGACGATGTCGGCCTCTTCGGCGGTCCGTTCGATCATGTCCGCCTTCAACCGATCCCACAGGAACTCCTGGAGCGCGTAGATCGTTCCGACGAGGCCGACGACCCAGACGATGAACACCTTCTGGAGGTGTTTTTGCGCGGCTCTGAGCATCGAGCCCATCGTCTCGCGGCCGCTCTGGACCGACCGCATCGTGTCTTCGTCGAGCCCCGTAGACATCTGGTCGGAGACTTGCCGACTCTGCGTTATCAATTTGTTCATCGCGCGAACGCTCCCGCCGGGACTGCGAAAAGAAAGTTTACAACAACGAGCAGCCAAGGGGGCCACAGATGGGCGACCGCGACGGCGACGACGAGCGAGCCAGCGAGGAGCCGGGCGACTCCCACTCGGAGGAGTCCCCGGCCGACGAGCAGCAGGTACCCTCGTCGACCGCCGTCGACGCGAAAGCCGACGACGCGTCCGACGCGACGGAGGACTCGGTGGAGGACTCGGCGGACCACCCGGAAGACGAAGACGGAGCCCCCGACTCGGACGACGATCCACAGGAGTGGTGGAAAGACCACGACCCAGAGAACGAAGTCGACGAGTCCGGCGACGACGAGGAGCTGTCGCCGGCCGCCCGCCGAGATCAGACGCAGGCACGCGGCGACGCCCGCCGGGCCGACGAGGCCGACGACTCGTCGGACGCCGACGATTCCGAGGACAGTGGGGCGGACGCAGACGACTCGTCGGACGCCGACGACGGTGATGCCGACGACTCGGAGGAGCCAAAGCAGGTCCACGCTCCCGGACCGACGCCGAAGGGGGGCGGTACTGCCGCCAGTGCGACGGCGCGGCCGACGCGCGATCGCGAACCGCCGTCGCCGCCGGACGACGTCGGGCCGTCGACGGCTCCCGACGACGAGGAGATGCCCCTGACCGAACACGTCGAGGAGATGGCGCTGCGGTTCCTGGCGGTCGGGCTCGTCATGTTCGGCGTCGCCGGGATCGTCGTGTTCTACGCCAACGACCTGATCAACTTCCTGTGGTACTCGTTCCTGGGCGATCCGGCGCTCTGTCCCGGCCCGGACTGCGGTGTCAAGCCCCGCGTCTACCACCCGCTCTCGCTGGTGCTCGCGCGTCTGAAGGTGTCGACGCTGGTCGGGCTGATCATCGCACTGCCGGTGGGCGTCTACCAAACCTATCGGTTCATGCGCCCCGGCCTCTACCCCCGCGAGCGACGCTACTACCTCGCGGCCGTGCCCACGAGCCTCGTGCTGGCCGTCGTCGGCGTCGGATTCGCGTACTTCGCCGTGCTCCCCTCGCTCTTTGCCTACTTCACGGAGTACAGCGAACAGGCGGCGACGACGGCGTTCGGGCTGACCGAGACGTTCAATCTCATGGTCCTGATGCTCGGGTTCTTCGCGCTGGTCTTCCAGATCCCGCTGCTGGTGATGCTGGCGATCATGATGGGCGTGACGACCCGCCAGTGGCTCGAAGACCGCCGGCTGTACTTCTGGGGTGGCTTCGCCGCCGTCGCCTTCCTCTTTAGCCCGGACCCGACCGGGATGGCACCGCTGATCGTCGCGGTGACGATGATCGTCCTGTTCGAGGGGACGCTGACCCTGCTTCGCTGGACCGGCACCGGTTCGCCGATCCCGACGGCCGAGGAGGCCGCAGACCGCCGGCCGGCCGCCTACCTCGCCGCGGCGCTGGGCGGTTACGTCGCCAGTAGCGGCCCGATCCCGCCGGGCTACTACGACGCGCTGCCACAGGTCGTGATCGACCAACTCGCGAGTTCGGGTGGGCCGATCGCGACACCGGCGATCATCGCGGGTGCGCTGATCGCGCTGTTCGAGATCGGAGCCTTCCTGCTCAGGCGCTACGGCCGCTCGCGGCGGGCGCTCAAGGCACGCCTCGCGGTCGAAGATGCCCGGATCCCCGTCTGGCTCGGTGCGGTCGTCGTCGGCTACTTCGGGAGCCCGACGCCGACGCTCGTCACCGCCGCTCGCGATCTGGCCCTGTCGCCGACGCGGGCGGCGCTGGTCGGTGTCGGACTGGTGGTCCTGTACGAACTGTTCGTCGCCGTGCTTCGCTGGCGTGAGGGCGACGACGACGCCCAGACGCCGACGACGGACGAGGCCTAGGCGTCTTCGAGCGACGAGATTCTGGACACTTCGAACCGCGTCCCGGACGATTCTCCCGCCGACTGCTGGTCCGTGACCGCGATCGACCAGCCGTGCGCGTCGACGATCTCGGCGACGATCGCCAGCCCGAACCCAGTTCCCGTGTCGCTGGTCGTGTACCCCCGCTCGAAGATCCGGTCGCGATCGGCCGGGCCGATCCCGTCGCCGTCGTCGGCGACGTAGAAGCCGTCGCCCTCGGGGAGGAGCCCGACCGTGACGGTCACGTCGTCTGCGGCGTGATCGACGGCGTTGACGAAGAGATTCGAGAGCAACCGGTCGAGCCGTCCGGGCGTGGTGGTGAGAGTCGCGTCGGCACGGACCCGAAGTCGTGCCCCGCCGGTGTCGATGCCCCGCCAGGCGTCTTCACACACCGACGCCAGCGACACCCGCTGGGGCTCGTCGACGGTGTCGCCCTGTCGCGCCAGGGTCAGGAGGTCGTCGATCAGACGCTGCATCCGCTCGTGAGCGTCTGCGAGCCGATCGAGGTGGGACTCGTCGCCGGTCTCTCTGTACAGTTCGAGCTGCGTGATCGCGAGCTGGATCGGCGTCTGGAGGTCGTGTGAGATGCTGCTGGTGAGCGTGTCGAGCCGCTCGCTCTGGCGTCGCAGTTCTCCACGGCCGTCGACCGCTTCGGGACTGCCGTCGACGAGCGCGTCGACGTGGTCGGCGAGCGCCGCCGTGGGATCCCCGTCGACGGCGACGCACTCGTCGACGACGCCGTCCGGGAGGTCGCTGGTCTCGGCGGCCAGCACCGTCACGGGGGCGTCTGCCAGGCGTGTCGCGTCTACTTCGCCGACGGGATCGACGACCACGACGGACGTACGGGGGTCGTCGAGAACGCGTTCGTCGGGTGTCTCCACTGCGAGCACCGACCCGGTGACGGCACGCTCGAAGGCGAGACCTCGCTCCTGTGGACCGACGTAGACGACCGGGGGCATATCCTGTCCGAGGTGACGCCGGTGCTAAATGATTGGCGTTTTAATCTCGCATTTCTCTTGTAGGAAATATAAATGGCCCGGCGGAGCCGCCTCACTCTCCGGTCGGGTACTCAGTCGAGAACACGTCTTCGACGACAGCGTCGTCCTCGGGGTCGTCGTCGGGGCTCACGCTCCCGGTCTGGTAGCCGTGGAGATCCAGCGTCACGTGGTCGAAACCGAGATCAGCGACGTGGTCGCGGGCGGCCCGGACGAAGTCGGGATCCAGCGCCACGTCGAGTTCGTCTTCGCCGACCTCGATGCGAGCGAGCCCGTCGTGGTCACGCACGCGGAACTGCTCGAAGCCCCACGTTCGCAGGA
It encodes the following:
- a CDS encoding poly(R)-hydroxyalkanoic acid synthase subunit PhaE translates to MSDTNQMQDEWTEMVEQMNEAVSESVEQNMKAQAAFVESWADAVEDSIPEEENVAEGIQGYNQAYEEWMNAAEKMLERTGDAAQGEDVDPTEFRDIWLSSANDAFKHVMGTSAFAAANGQLVETMMEMRQQADDVAQDSIAQMGFSTREDVEEVGERLVELERRQHEVEQKLDRILDHLEE
- the phaC gene encoding class III poly(R)-hydroxyalkanoic acid synthase subunit PhaC, with the protein product MTPANPFTAALDWQRQSLEAMTEATDQASVAPERIETMQSVEVGETPSDVVYEENKLQLLHYDAEAAGIDVPEEDREEVPILIIYALINRPYILDLQEERSVVRRLLEAGHDVYLIDWNEPSRLDQHLTLDDYVNRYIENCVDEVCERSGQDAINILGYCMGGTMSVIYTALHPEKVNALGLMAAGLCFDQTGGVLEEWGSDEYYDPEDVTETFGNVPSEMLDVGFALMDPVDNYVSKYIRLAENIENEGFVRNFGRMEQWLSDGVDVAGEAYVEFLEKIYQDNDLYNNRLEIGGEHVDLDDIDMPMLQLMGEYDHLIPPEASKPFNEVVGSEDVTTMEFSTGHIGLSVSSSTHENLWPDVCDWYKERNRQAEASDDDSDEAVPIDVESPADDAAESDDGEAAHESAADAPDVASVDGIGPTYADRLREAGIETVDDLAGHDAAELAEIAETTESRVRDWLDQL
- a CDS encoding beta-ketoacyl-ACP reductase is translated as MLDGQTCLVTGSSRGIGRGIATDVAAHGATVVVNYRSSERAAEAVVDEIEADGGEAVAVRGDVSSYDAVERMHTRIHDAVGPVDVVVNNAGITVDRTFGEMTREDWEAVIDVNLGGVFNVSHCFYDDICEAEDGRLINVSSVVGQQGNYGQANYAAAKSGLFGFTRTLALEMAATGSTANCVAPGFVATDMLDEVPQRVQERILQRIPLDRFATIEDIAPVVRFLASPESRYMTGQVIGVNGGMDW
- the priL gene encoding DNA primase regulatory subunit PriL, coding for MQPLHARYPFLQSARDAVEEAAVDLGEVVATDEVVVERARERVEWAITDGSVGDPHRRTRVELLSYPVARVLVSLVNTPVCTRKYAQAEAEAARERFVEEFTAEDTFSYGDSESLSLSALLAEFDLTAAVHETADRYRIDVGTYLELAADQWGDEWRLVNRTLTDGEVPVTTEELHTLLKQAIRHRIDDGLPFEVPDAIADELDAEVESIQATLSEMDLTREIDTVVPDLFPPCMQHLLDAVQKGEHLEHHSRFALAAFLTSIGMTTDEIVELFQVNPGFGEEATRYQVDHIRGDTSPTEYSTPSCATMQSYGDCKGKDDICEDEINESHPLNYYEHRLDETDDEEVEDWRENEADDDDGEA
- a CDS encoding DUF7472 family protein — encoded protein: MSLDRETVTQIALSAVAVLLFIAGTIVVSTNYGANGDLTQEGGIALVAAIAAFVVVMLAAGLFLERREF
- a CDS encoding sugar O-acetyltransferase — translated: MVSIVTIVAGRSRADELTSAYNETPPDPRERRRELLDELFGTVGEATVEPPLGCDYGFNVHVGDDFYANVDCVFLDVCEITFGEHCLLGPGVHAYTATHPLDAEERAAGLEMGDPVTGGDHVWIGGRAVLTPGVTVGDRAVVAAGAVVTDDVPSDVVVAGNPATVVKEL
- a CDS encoding ribbon-helix-helix domain-containing protein, coding for MPKISVEVPAELLDDLDKHVGDEGKFVNRSEAIRASVRKTLDILDEIDEREGRLDDEY
- a CDS encoding twin-arginine translocase subunit TatC; this translates as MSTGLDEDTMRSVQSGRETMGSMLRAAQKHLQKVFIVWVVGLVGTIYALQEFLWDRLKADMIERTAEEADIVAVTPFDVILLQVKIGAVIGILLALPFLIYYSRDALRERDLWPADRVPLWKLWSLLLIAIGLFVGGILYSYNLFFPLMFDFLAENADAAGFRPDYSITKWVGFVALLGFSFGLAAQLPLFMSALSYTGIVPYETFRDRWRVAVVLIFGFGALFSPPDPFTQVMWALPLVGLYVVSLGISKILVLTKRAGEEVGAKSVARTRWNKLAAGAVVAGGVVYYLLATPAFQYIRAFAAWFPSDRLTGDVARPDLLGLGTETTAIAIAAVFGLVAAVVVLYYYMIQALDVAAAEAGNYGDPTAIDIEPLSAGAVRSAPVQRFQEMEEQEALELAQSAMDDGNPDKAEAILGRWDFAQDTMAGTGEAAEDDDEDDADVVTSTTAGVMNAFTEEETTEDDIGGYYHDIAFILDSLTSKAIWFVGTFMAISGAAFVFLYSGGIGDIRNTFVSNLPPSMRADVTFVNLHPVEHLIFIVKFSAILGAVSVLPLIVYFAWPALKERGFVGGQRGVLGIWSGTVIASMVGGSLVGFTYVAPTVISWLAFDVLQSGMIISYRVAKFGWLVLALTVGIGLLFEIPVTMLLFHRGNIITFQSVQDRWRTVTLGVFVAGALFSPKGIFTMFLVSVPVTIAFLVGLGVLWLYTLGGRRAPEGAEPAD
- a CDS encoding twin-arginine translocase subunit TatC, producing MGDRDGDDERASEEPGDSHSEESPADEQQVPSSTAVDAKADDASDATEDSVEDSADHPEDEDGAPDSDDDPQEWWKDHDPENEVDESGDDEELSPAARRDQTQARGDARRADEADDSSDADDSEDSGADADDSSDADDGDADDSEEPKQVHAPGPTPKGGGTAASATARPTRDREPPSPPDDVGPSTAPDDEEMPLTEHVEEMALRFLAVGLVMFGVAGIVVFYANDLINFLWYSFLGDPALCPGPDCGVKPRVYHPLSLVLARLKVSTLVGLIIALPVGVYQTYRFMRPGLYPRERRYYLAAVPTSLVLAVVGVGFAYFAVLPSLFAYFTEYSEQAATTAFGLTETFNLMVLMLGFFALVFQIPLLVMLAIMMGVTTRQWLEDRRLYFWGGFAAVAFLFSPDPTGMAPLIVAVTMIVLFEGTLTLLRWTGTGSPIPTAEEAADRRPAAYLAAALGGYVASSGPIPPGYYDALPQVVIDQLASSGGPIATPAIIAGALIALFEIGAFLLRRYGRSRRALKARLAVEDARIPVWLGAVVVGYFGSPTPTLVTAARDLALSPTRAALVGVGLVVLYELFVAVLRWREGDDDAQTPTTDEA
- a CDS encoding sensor histidine kinase, with protein sequence MPPVVYVGPQERGLAFERAVTGSVLAVETPDERVLDDPRTSVVVVDPVGEVDATRLADAPVTVLAAETSDLPDGVVDECVAVDGDPTAALADHVDALVDGSPEAVDGRGELRRQSERLDTLTSSISHDLQTPIQLAITQLELYRETGDESHLDRLADAHERMQRLIDDLLTLARQGDTVDEPQRVSLASVCEDAWRGIDTGGARLRVRADATLTTTPGRLDRLLSNLFVNAVDHAADDVTVTVGLLPEGDGFYVADDGDGIGPADRDRIFERGYTTSDTGTGFGLAIVAEIVDAHGWSIAVTDQQSAGESSGTRFEVSRISSLEDA